A window of the Tunturibacter empetritectus genome harbors these coding sequences:
- the ligA gene encoding NAD-dependent DNA ligase LigA has product MATALTPDQEIEELRDQLRHHEYLYYVEDAPELTDAQYDALMNRLKKLETQHPELVTADSPSQRVGGKPKEGFAKMPHSRPMLSLDNAYNEEELRAWDQRVRDALPSTEAVRYVCELKLDGLSLALQYGAGSGPESGPGSDRGGAAHLLRGLTRGDGSIGEDVTSNVRTIRSVPLSISAAKLKAAGLPQSFEVRGEVVLPQAAFVKLNEERVAAGQAPAANPRNAAAGTIRTLEPNIVAQRRLDFYAYFLLKDGEFLLPQQSTALEALKTSGFRVNKYAKALKSIDEVARFIEDAEPLRDSLGYEIDGVVIKVDATAQQRRLGFTGKAPRWAIAYKFAARAGITKLEGVLFQVGRTGKVTPVAALAPVLIGGTTVSRATLHNADEIARLGVRIGDFVQVERGGDVIPKIVEVVEDKAHPRGAEEIVFPRSCPVCASELQRIEGEVDWRCVNNSCPARVREELLHWSARGVMNIEGLGDAMVAQLLGQSAELGGDGEVVTEAGAPVVVRKPLIHTIGDLYRLKREDLLGLERVGEKTADALLEEIKRSKKAGLARVLLGLGIRFVGERTAQLLAEHFGSMDELMMAASQEAEKASAALEAVNEVGPKVAQAIAEFFAVEKNKDLVKDLAGLGLEMTAEKRVTTSTLEGLTFVLTGTLPNLTRESAKERIESAGGRVSGSVSKKTSYVVAGEEAGSKLDKANSLGVKVLDEAGLLELLG; this is encoded by the coding sequence ATGGCGACTGCGTTGACACCGGATCAAGAGATAGAGGAGCTGCGGGATCAGCTTCGTCATCATGAGTATCTGTACTACGTCGAAGATGCGCCGGAGCTGACAGATGCGCAGTATGACGCGCTGATGAACCGGCTGAAGAAGCTCGAGACCCAGCATCCGGAGCTGGTGACGGCGGACTCGCCTTCGCAGCGCGTGGGCGGAAAGCCGAAGGAAGGTTTTGCGAAGATGCCGCACTCGCGGCCGATGCTGTCGCTGGATAACGCGTACAACGAGGAGGAGCTGCGGGCGTGGGATCAGCGGGTGCGGGATGCGCTGCCGAGTACGGAGGCGGTGCGGTATGTGTGCGAGTTGAAGCTGGATGGTCTGTCGCTGGCGCTGCAGTATGGGGCTGGATCTGGGCCTGAATCTGGGCCGGGATCTGACAGGGGCGGGGCTGCGCATCTGTTGCGGGGGCTGACGCGTGGGGATGGGTCGATCGGCGAGGATGTTACGAGCAATGTGCGGACGATCCGGTCGGTGCCGTTGAGCATTTCGGCGGCGAAGTTGAAGGCGGCGGGTTTGCCGCAGAGCTTCGAGGTGCGGGGCGAGGTGGTGTTGCCGCAGGCGGCGTTCGTGAAGCTGAACGAAGAGCGTGTGGCGGCGGGGCAGGCTCCCGCGGCGAATCCGCGGAATGCTGCGGCGGGGACGATACGGACGCTGGAGCCAAATATCGTGGCGCAGAGGCGGCTTGATTTTTATGCTTATTTTTTGTTAAAGGATGGGGAGTTTCTGTTGCCGCAGCAGTCGACTGCGCTGGAGGCTTTGAAGACGTCGGGTTTTCGCGTGAACAAGTATGCGAAGGCGCTGAAGAGTATCGATGAGGTGGCGAGGTTTATTGAGGATGCGGAGCCGCTGCGCGATTCGCTGGGGTATGAGATTGATGGCGTTGTGATCAAGGTGGATGCGACGGCGCAGCAGAGGCGGCTGGGGTTTACGGGGAAGGCTCCGCGGTGGGCGATTGCGTATAAGTTTGCGGCGCGGGCGGGGATTACGAAGCTGGAAGGTGTGTTGTTTCAGGTGGGGCGGACGGGGAAGGTGACTCCGGTGGCGGCGCTTGCTCCTGTGTTGATTGGGGGGACGACGGTGTCGCGGGCTACGCTGCACAATGCGGATGAGATTGCACGGCTGGGGGTTCGCATTGGGGATTTTGTGCAGGTGGAGCGGGGCGGGGATGTGATTCCGAAGATCGTAGAGGTGGTGGAGGATAAAGCGCATCCGCGAGGGGCGGAGGAGATTGTGTTTCCGAGGAGCTGCCCGGTTTGCGCGAGCGAACTGCAGCGAATCGAGGGCGAGGTTGATTGGCGATGCGTCAATAACTCTTGTCCGGCGCGGGTTCGGGAGGAGTTGCTGCATTGGTCGGCGCGTGGGGTGATGAACATTGAGGGGCTGGGTGATGCGATGGTGGCGCAGCTGCTTGGCCAGAGTGCGGAGCTGGGTGGCGATGGAGAGGTGGTGACGGAGGCGGGTGCGCCGGTCGTGGTGCGTAAGCCGCTGATCCATACGATTGGTGACTTGTATCGGCTGAAGCGCGAGGATCTGCTGGGGCTGGAGCGAGTGGGCGAGAAGACGGCGGATGCGCTGCTGGAAGAGATTAAACGGTCGAAGAAGGCGGGGCTGGCGCGCGTGCTGCTGGGGCTGGGGATTCGGTTTGTGGGTGAGCGGACGGCGCAACTGCTGGCGGAGCACTTCGGCTCGATGGATGAGTTGATGATGGCGGCGAGTCAGGAGGCGGAGAAGGCGAGCGCGGCGTTAGAAGCGGTGAATGAGGTGGGACCGAAGGTGGCGCAGGCGATCGCGGAGTTCTTCGCGGTGGAGAAGAACAAGGATCTGGTGAAGGATCTTGCGGGGCTGGGGCTGGAGATGACGGCGGAGAAGCGGGTGACGACCTCTACGCTGGAGGGGCTGACGTTTGTGTTGACGGGGACGCTGCCGAATCTGACGCGGGAGTCGGCGAAGGAGAGGATCGAATCGGCGGGGGGGCGGGTGTCGGGGAGCGTGAGTAAGAAGACGAGCTATGTGGTGGCGGGGGAGGAGGCGGGTTCGAAGCTGGATAAGGCGAACTCGCTGGGGGTGAAGGTGCTGGATGAGGCGGGGTTGCTGGAGTTGCTGGGGTAA
- a CDS encoding LacI family DNA-binding transcriptional regulator, with translation MRGRTKKSAAPELKTKEHKPASLKVLSGHLGLSMAAISRVLSGAPAARSIPKATQDRIVKAAEELNYRPNLFARSLRNRRSQTVGVLVPEVSEGYATLVLSGIEQELMQADYFYFLISHHHREEMIQRSEQLFRDRAVEGVIAVDTLLRDRWAIPTVTVSGHHEPKGVTNIVLNHRLAAELAIDHLSGLGHRRLAFIKGQRFSSDTESRWRGIRHVMEKRGLRILPTLVAQLEGEQPTHEPGYLATQKLLACGESFTALFAFNDVSAIGAIKALREAGLRVPQDVSVVGFDDVQSAAFQNPALTTVRQPLRTMGMLAAQTVLLQIGAAAGGNHAQEIVVDPELVVRESTCPPSAGKR, from the coding sequence ATGCGTGGACGCACAAAAAAATCTGCTGCGCCAGAGTTGAAGACGAAAGAGCATAAACCGGCGAGCCTGAAGGTGTTGTCCGGTCACCTTGGATTGTCGATGGCGGCTATCTCGCGGGTGCTGAGCGGGGCTCCTGCTGCGCGATCGATTCCGAAGGCGACGCAGGACCGGATCGTCAAGGCGGCCGAGGAGCTGAACTACCGGCCGAATCTGTTTGCACGGTCGCTGCGCAACCGGCGAAGTCAAACGGTTGGAGTGCTTGTACCGGAGGTGAGTGAGGGGTACGCGACCCTGGTGCTGAGCGGGATCGAACAGGAGCTGATGCAGGCGGATTATTTTTATTTTTTGATAAGCCATCATCATCGCGAGGAGATGATTCAGAGGAGCGAGCAGCTGTTTCGGGACCGGGCGGTGGAGGGGGTGATCGCGGTGGACACGCTGCTGCGGGACCGGTGGGCGATTCCGACGGTGACGGTGTCGGGGCATCACGAGCCAAAGGGTGTGACCAACATTGTGCTGAACCATCGGTTGGCGGCGGAGCTTGCGATCGATCACCTGAGCGGGCTGGGGCATCGACGGCTGGCGTTTATTAAGGGGCAGAGGTTCAGCTCGGATACGGAGTCGCGGTGGAGGGGAATTCGGCATGTGATGGAGAAGAGAGGGTTGAGGATTCTTCCGACTTTGGTGGCGCAGCTGGAGGGTGAGCAGCCGACGCATGAGCCAGGTTATCTGGCAACGCAGAAGCTGCTGGCGTGTGGGGAGAGCTTTACGGCGTTGTTTGCGTTCAATGATGTGTCGGCGATTGGGGCGATCAAGGCGCTGCGGGAGGCCGGGCTGCGGGTGCCGCAGGATGTTTCGGTGGTGGGGTTTGACGATGTGCAGTCGGCGGCGTTTCAGAATCCTGCGCTGACGACGGTGCGGCAGCCGTTGCGGACGATGGGAATGCTGGCGGCCCAGACGGTGCTGCTGCAGATTGGGGCGGCGGCTGGCGGGAATCACGCGCAGGAGATTGTGGTCGATCCGGAGCTGGTGGTGCGGGAGTCGACCTGCCCTCCTTCGGCGGGGAAGAGATAG
- a CDS encoding glucoamylase family protein: MSFNIPTPPKITRRSATKLLGGAILSSFAAAPLEAQQAAAPATPAYSRLLTDEDLAFLEEMERAGCLYFTEQADPATGQILDRATNKTATGEFDTHFASSIAATGFGLTALCISDRRGYQDTARIKKQVLTTLDFHLNKMPHEHGFFSHFSDVKTGRPLINVEVSSMDTAIFLCGVLTARAYFNDHEITALATQLYNRVDWPWMLNGGKTFSMGWHPETGFISTRWDHYSELMMIYLLAIGSPTHPISADSWSAFTRPPMTFGPYSYISGRDPLFIHQFSHAWFDFAGKRDAFANYFSNSITATRAHKAFCLGLKRGYTDDYWGVSASDWEHGYAAWGGPPLMGPVDGSVVPCAAAGSLPFLPHDCIRVLRALKDNFGKDAWGRYGFCDAFHPDLHWYDPDVLGIDLGISVLMAENLRSAFVWDIFMQNPEPVAAMKACGFHAARQTTNPSEPKPTAIPSSDQPVAPSTNRPHA; encoded by the coding sequence ATGAGCTTCAACATCCCGACTCCGCCTAAGATCACGCGACGCAGCGCGACCAAACTCCTCGGCGGAGCCATCCTGTCCAGCTTTGCGGCAGCCCCGCTCGAAGCCCAGCAGGCCGCCGCCCCGGCAACACCCGCATACAGTCGCCTGCTCACCGACGAAGACCTCGCCTTCCTCGAAGAGATGGAGCGCGCCGGCTGCCTCTACTTCACCGAACAAGCCGACCCAGCCACAGGACAGATCCTCGACCGCGCCACCAACAAGACCGCAACCGGAGAGTTCGACACTCACTTTGCCTCAAGCATCGCAGCCACCGGCTTCGGTCTCACCGCTCTCTGCATCTCCGACAGGCGCGGCTATCAAGACACCGCTCGCATCAAAAAACAGGTCCTCACCACGCTTGACTTTCACCTCAACAAGATGCCGCACGAGCACGGCTTCTTCTCTCACTTCAGCGACGTCAAAACCGGCCGCCCCCTCATCAACGTCGAAGTGTCCTCCATGGACACCGCCATCTTCCTCTGCGGCGTCCTCACCGCCCGCGCCTACTTCAACGATCACGAAATCACTGCCCTCGCCACCCAGCTCTACAACCGCGTCGACTGGCCCTGGATGCTCAACGGCGGCAAGACCTTCTCCATGGGCTGGCATCCCGAGACCGGCTTCATCTCCACCCGCTGGGACCACTACTCCGAGCTCATGATGATCTACCTCCTCGCCATCGGTTCGCCCACCCACCCCATCTCCGCCGACTCCTGGAGCGCCTTCACCCGCCCTCCTATGACCTTCGGCCCCTACTCCTACATCAGCGGACGCGATCCTCTCTTCATCCATCAGTTCTCCCACGCCTGGTTCGACTTCGCCGGCAAACGCGACGCCTTCGCCAACTACTTCTCCAACTCCATCACCGCCACCCGCGCCCACAAAGCCTTCTGCCTCGGCCTCAAACGCGGCTACACCGACGACTACTGGGGCGTCTCCGCCTCCGACTGGGAGCACGGCTACGCCGCCTGGGGTGGACCTCCCCTCATGGGTCCCGTCGATGGATCCGTCGTCCCCTGCGCCGCCGCCGGTTCGCTGCCCTTCCTCCCCCACGACTGCATCCGCGTCCTCCGCGCCCTCAAAGACAACTTCGGCAAAGACGCCTGGGGCCGCTACGGCTTCTGCGACGCCTTCCACCCCGATCTCCACTGGTACGATCCCGATGTCCTCGGCATCGACCTCGGCATCAGCGTCCTCATGGCAGAAAATCTTCGCAGCGCCTTCGTCTGGGACATCTTCATGCAGAACCCCGAACCCGTCGCCGCCATGAAGGCCTGCGGCTTCCACGCCGCCCGCCAGACCACCAACCCCTCCGAGCCAAAACCCACCGCCATCCCCAGCTCCGACCAGCCCGTGGCTCCAAGCACCAATCGCCCCCACGCATAG